Within the Thermocladium sp. ECH_B genome, the region CCGCATGCCTTGCCCATCGTAGTGCGTTGCACGCCTCTCACGCCAACTGCAATTGGGCCTTTAACGCCCTCAACGTTCGTCGGTGTATGCTCTAAACCTAAACCCCACGGTGGGCATTAGAAAAACAAAAACATCAAATATTTGTATTTCCTCCACTTATTCCCGCCATAAATGGCGAGGTTTCCCCCATGTGTATAAATGGTTCCTCCTCAATTAGAAATAATTATTAAGCCCCAACCGATAATAAGACCAGTAGGACAAGCGATATTATTATGGCAACCACGTATTGAGTCGCAATGTATCTAATAAACCTAGTAGGCACGCTTCTCTTAGTGACCCTGAGGACCAAGGTTAATCCCAGTATTAATCCCTCGGCGACTGGAAAGAACATGCTTATCATTATCGCCATGGCTGATGCCACTCCGCTGTATCCTATGGCTGGTATTGCTGCAACCACGCCGAGGTTAACCATGGCATACGCGGCGTACCACATGCCTATTATCGGTATATAGGCCACCCATACGGTGCTTAGGAGAGACGCGAATCTGGTCATTGATGCTGCGATGAATGACATGCCGGCTATGCTCTCGTCAAATGCCTTTATTTGGGACATGACTTCTGCAACATATGATGATGGAGAAGTCACCGCGTAACCCATTAGGAACGCGCCTATGAGCGACATAAGTACCGCCGCATAAACAACTAATCGGGATTTTATGTACCATCTAATCAGTTCCCTCATTAAATCGTTGCTCTCCATGACTCACCGATTCATTGCTGCTTTAAAAACGAATCGGAGTCGATTAATTCTGAACCCGTATTTTTATTAAGGGGGTTATTCTTCTTCGCCTGTGCAGGATAGGTGGAGGCATTGGACTATGAAGAGGAGGGGCCTTAGGTACCTCATACTTTACCTCCTAGCGTCTAAGGGGGCAATGACTGGGGCCCAAATAACGGATGAGGTTGAGAGGGCAAGCATGGGTATGTGGAGACCCAGCCCCGGCTCGCTGTATCCAATGCTGGACGAGTTGGAGAGGGAGGGATTAATACGGATAGATAGGGTTGAGGGAACAAAAAAGTACTACATCATAACCGATGCCGGAAGAAACATAGTGGGCCCCGCTCCCGATGATAGGCTAGCGCGGAGCATCGATGAATTCATATCAATGGCCAGATACGTTCTGGATAATTGGGATAAGTTAAGGATTGAGGATAAGAGCAGGATTAAGGCAATATTAATGGAGATGGAGAAGGTGATCCAAGAGTAGCTCTCGCTGCCGAAAAGATTAAATTCACTCATGGGCATCACGCAATCAATCATTGAGCAACCATGAGATGCATTATAGATAGGTTGGAAGTAGAGACGCACGCTCATGCAACGGAGGATCTGGGCAAGGTGATTCAGGCATTAAATAATCTAGTGGGCCAAGTAACTTACGAGACTATACAGGTGCAGGGGCATTATGGAAACCCCATAACCGTAGTGAAGGCAGCCATGGGAAAGGCGAGCGGCGAGTGCCTTGACGTAGTGGCTAAGAGGCTCCTCTCTATGCTTAGCGATGCCGATAGGCAGTTGCTTCTCCTGAGCTTAGATGAGAGGATGGATGGTGATAAGCTTTATCTCAGATTCAATAAGCAATCAGCCTATAGGGGCTTAGCCAGGCTCGATGATGGTGGCGACGTCATTAAGGTGGTTATCCACTTCAATCCAGGCTTAGCTTGGGGCCGCGGCATTAAGTCTCTCCTGGAGGGCTTGGTGAGAGCATGAGCATATTATCGGCGCGAGGAATATATAAGACATATGATGGCCAAAAGTGGGCCCTGAGAGGCGTTGATCTAGAGATAGATAGGTCTAGAATAGTTACTCTATTGGGGCCGAATGGAGCAGGGAAGACCACATTCGTGAGGATTGCGTCAACGGAGCTCCTCCCAACTAAGGGCGATATTGAGGTGCTTGGCATAGATGCAATTAAGTACCCAAACAAGGTGAGGCCCCTCATATCCATCATTCCCCAGGAGGCGCGACCGATCAACTTCATTACTGCCTGGGAAGCCGTTTACTCATATCTACTCCTAAGGGGCTTCAGTAGGGGGGATGCGCGGAGAATGGCTAGGTGGGCAATGGAGAGGCTCTCCCTAGATCAATATAGGGATACCCAATTATTCAATTTATCCGGCGGCTTAAAGAGGAGGGTATTGGTAGCCATGGCCCTCGCCAGCAATGCCTCTCTCATATTCCTCGATGAACCAACGGTGGGGCTCGACATAATAAGCAGGAGAGGCGTGTGGGACGCCTTAGCCGAGTTACGGAAAAGCGGCGCCGCAATACTATTAACTACCCACTACATAGAGGAGGCGGAGTTACTTAGTGATGAGGTTTTCATAATAGACGCGGGAACCATAGTGAGGAAGGGTTCCCCCCATGACTTGCTCTCGCTGGTTCCGGAGGATGCTGTGGTGGAGGCTTATGGGGATTCCCTTGACTTGGATGAGAGACATGTAAGGCTGGGCAACAGGTATATAATATACGTCGATCCATCAATGGCCGGCCCGCTTTCATCTGAATTGATCAGGCGAGGCATGACAGTCACTATTCGCAGAAAGACTCTTGAGGATGCGGTAATTTACTTACTGGGGGGCTGGAGGGAGGAGGAGGTCAGCAATGAGTAGGGTCAATAACTTACTAACTCAATTAAGGGGTTCCCTCGTGATTGCCTGGATAAATGGTTGGTTAGCCATGACTAGAATGCCGATATGGCTCGTCTCATCCCTAACGGCCCCCGCCTCGATTGCATTGATGATAATATTCTTCGGGGGTTATCGATACTTGGGGATAGGATTGATAGGCGGCATATCCATGTTAATAGGAGTTAATGGGGTTGAATTGGTCGGTGATGGCGCCTTCTACAGGTTAGAGTTGAAGTTTCAAAACATGTTAATAGCTACACCCCTAACCCCAGTCAGTTACACGCTTGGCCTCGCTCTCTCCTCCCTGATATACTCCATGCCCGGCATAGCAGTCATGGCTGGGATACTCGCATATAGGGGAATAATAACGCCCTGGAGCGCTGCGCCAATTGCTGCATCCCTCTTCGCCGAGTGGTTATCTACATCAATGCTTGGATTCACGATATCCACATACCTGAGGGACACCAGGTACGCCTGGGCAATAGGTAACATACTGGGATTCACGTTAGGCACATTATTCCCAGTGTTCTACCCAGCCACAATACTTCCGGTTCCTTACATAGCCATTGCATCCCCAGTTAGCGCTGCCTCTATAGTGATTCAGTACGTGAGCGGCGTCACGAGGTATGATGTGGGTCTCCCGCTTGCGGCCACCGCATCCCTCGCTGCTCAAGCAACAATATTTACCCTACTAGCCATGTATAAATCACGGTGGAGAAGTAATTAGGTCTTCACTGGTCTCTGTCTTATCTGGAATAGGCCTATGATCATCATTATGATGCCGACAAGGGATAGGAATGGCCCAACATATGGAATTATTGCGAGTATATAGAGAATGGCCCCGACACGAACCATGTCCGATCCATAATCCACCCCCAATCTATAGTAGCCTATGACGATTAGTATGAGACCCACAAGCGATAATATCCCACCCACTAGTATTAGAATAATGGATGGAATAAGCATGCTCAATGCAGCGGTTATCGGTTGCATCATTATTCCAAGGGTCGGCGCCGAATTGAGTTGATTAGTTGAAATCAATTCCTTCATTGTATCTATGAATAAGTAGATGCCGGGGACCTCAATTATAGAACCCACGGGGATCAATAAGGCGCCGATCTTTGCCGTGGAGTACCTGGAATTAATGCTGCTTAACTCGGCGAAGCCAAGGTACTGAATCACCGCTGCGATCACTGTGATGCTTACCCCAACCATGAGCATTATGGTTAATGAATTGAATACAGCCATCAATGCACTGACGCTTAGGGGAGCGCTTGGTTGAATCATTAGCTTAATTAGGGAGCCATACATGGTTATTAAAGTCACCGCGGCAGTCACGATGCCTCCCACAAAGCCTATCAATAGGCCGCTTGCTAATCTAGTTATGGCCCTCGTTGATGAGCTCATTGCGTGCTTAGCGTTAACTTACTTATAAAAATTTTTCAATACATTATTAATTAGCGGAAGCGAGTCATTAATGGATTTATTGCTTCTTGCTTTGGAGCTTCAGTATTGCCTCGGCTAAGTCGCCATTGCTTTCCCTCAGTGCCTTAATTGCCTCGTCCCTGGTTACGCCGGTTTGATCCATTATTAGCCTAACATCATCCTCGGACACGGGGGTCTCCTCTTGGGGTCTCTGCATTATTATGGATGGGGCTGGGGCCGCGGCGGCCTGGGTTTGGGTGGTCTTAATATCCTTCTCGCTTGCCTGTACCTGGTAGATCATCATTCCCTGCATCTTAATCGCGGCCACGCTTGGGTTTGGGATTTCCAGTGTTGATCCATTCCTTAAGTAAATCACCACTTTAGCGGCGTTGATCTCCTCCACATTTAGGTTGCCTATCCCCATCCTCTTAAGCATCTTACGGAGCTCATTTGGATTAATCATTGACCAAGCTCACCCAGCACATGCTTTAAAGCTATCTCAACCTTAGCTGCATCGCCCCGTAAGCCCTCGATCCTTCCCTGGGCATAAGTTGCTCCTCCTCCCCCTCGTCCCCCCAACTCCTTGAAAATTGACTTAGCTAATTCCCCTGCCTTGATCCTCCCATTAGTGTAAATATATACCTCGTCCCCCAGCACCTCGATCAACACGTCAGCGGTGGAGGTATAGGCCTTAGCTAGTTCCTGGGCATACTCCCGCCCCTCCAATGCGATCACTGCCCCCCTAACACCATTAATGCTCACCTCGCGGCTCCTCAACTCATTAAGCTCCGCGTTAATTGCCTTCCTAGCCAACCTCCTCGCCGCCGTCTCCTTCTCGCTTAATTCCATTATTAATTTATCTAGGGATTGAAGAACGGCCTCCCGCCCAACGCCCAGCCTCCTCGCCGCCTCATCCAGCGTCGACTCCAGATCATGAATATACCTAATCGCATGCCTCCCCGTGGTGAACGTGAACCTCACGACGCCCTCCTGTATCTTCTCGGCCTTAATTATCTTAATGGGGCCAATCAATCCGGTCCTCGTCAAGTGCGTTCCTCCACATGCCTGTACATCAAACGGCGTTTCCTCCCCGATCTGAAGTATGCGAAGCACTTTACCGGGCACAACGCCGCCCTGGTAAATGATGAAGCCGAACCGCCTCTCCGCCTCCGTTCTAGGCAGGACAAGGGGCTTAACTGGCATATCCATCATGACGGCATTATTGGCGATCTCCTCTATTCTCCTCAATTCCTCGGGGCTCGGCAACTTATAATGAGTGACATCTATCCTGCTCACGGGCACATCCTTCTGAGCCCCGGCCTGCCACACGTGGCGCCCAAGGACGCGCCTAATGCTTTGAATAAGCACGTGGGTGCCAGTATGCATCCTCATCAAGTCAAGCCGCCTCTCCCAATCGATCTCCAACTCAACCTCCTCCCCCTCCCTAGGCGGGGCTCCGCTCACCTCATGAACTATGACTGGCCCAACCCGCTGCACATCCACAACGCTCGCAGTTCCCCCGCTGTGCCTAATTACTCCCCTATCAGCGGGTTGCCCTCCGCCCTCTGGATAGAAAATGGTTGAGTCAAGGATGATCCACTTGCCATTAATCACCTTAATCACTCGCGCCCTTGATTTAGACTTATACACATCCTCATAAAACTCCTCCCTAGTTGGCGGGAGATTAACCACATCCTCCGGCGGCACCGCGGTCTTCATTGCTTCCTCCTTGACTGGCCGTTGATGCATCTTGGTTATGCGTTCATAAAAATCATCCGGCACCGTCACCTCGACGCCGCGGCTCGATGCAACCTCGGCAACAACCTCCGGCGGAATGCCGTGAGAATCATAGAGATTAATCAAGTCATCCACGGATATCTTGCCGCTCCTCAAGTGCTTCTCCACTAATTGAGGCGCAGCCTTCAGCGATGCCCTATACTTCTTGTCCTCCATATCAACAAGCTCCAGTATTAGTGGGGAGCTCTCCCTTAGCTCTGGATAATCATTGAGCAGCAGTTTTAGGTGGGCATCGAATACCTCGGTTATTGGGTCCTCAATTCCAAGCAGCCTAGCGTATCTCATCATTCTCCTAACGAGGAGTCTGGCCAAGTAGCCGACCCCTGAATTAGATGGAATCACTCCATCATTGATCATCCAGGACACCGTTCTACTATGATCTGCCAATACGTAGAGCGCCTCCTGCGGCTTCACTGCCTTAACTAGGTCCCCGGCATTGATCCCTATCTTCCTGGCGACAGCCTCATATGCCTTATCCAACGCCAGCACCTCCGGATCCAGTTGCCCCATTAATGTGGCTATTGATTGCATTAATGCATCGTTCGGTTTCTCGACGCCGAACCTGGATCGCGCCCAGGACAGGAATGGGGAGAAGACGGCCTCATACACGGTGGGCTTCCCAGTGAGCACCCAGTAAATCCTCTCAAGCCCATACCCAGTATCAACTATCTTCATCGGCATATCCCTATACTCCCCATTAATTATCCTGTAATGCATGAAGACCAGGGTAGCGACCTCCAGGCCCCTCACGAGGACCTCGAATGATTCCCCGGCATTGCCTCCCCCCTCCCAAATATTCTCCTTATAAGTCACCTCATCGCTCTTAATGCCTAATTCCTTGGTGAAGAATTCATGCGCGTACTCAACGGTCTCATTAACCCAATACACGCTCTTATCTGGGAAATTAAAGGCGTGATGCGCCATCATCTCGAACCCAGTCAAGTGCCTACCGCTTCTCCCAACCTTATCCACATCTGTTAACCTAATGCTGGGTTGTGAAATGGTTAA harbors:
- a CDS encoding PadR family transcriptional regulator; translated protein: MKRRGLRYLILYLLASKGAMTGAQITDEVERASMGMWRPSPGSLYPMLDELEREGLIRIDRVEGTKKYYIITDAGRNIVGPAPDDRLARSIDEFISMARYVLDNWDKLRIEDKSRIKAILMEMEKVIQE
- a CDS encoding alanine--tRNA ligase; amino-acid sequence: MLRTRLFRENGFRRGKCPYCGHHYWTLNDKQDNCGDQPCTPYGFIGNPPGTYRPSSVADVREKFLSFFEKRGHARVGRYPVVARWRDDVYLVGASIYDFQPWVTEGIVPPPANPLTISQPSIRLTDVDKVGRSGRHLTGFEMMAHHAFNFPDKSVYWVNETVEYAHEFFTKELGIKSDEVTYKENIWEGGGNAGESFEVLVRGLEVATLVFMHYRIINGEYRDMPMKIVDTGYGLERIYWVLTGKPTVYEAVFSPFLSWARSRFGVEKPNDALMQSIATLMGQLDPEVLALDKAYEAVARKIGINAGDLVKAVKPQEALYVLADHSRTVSWMINDGVIPSNSGVGYLARLLVRRMMRYARLLGIEDPITEVFDAHLKLLLNDYPELRESSPLILELVDMEDKKYRASLKAAPQLVEKHLRSGKISVDDLINLYDSHGIPPEVVAEVASSRGVEVTVPDDFYERITKMHQRPVKEEAMKTAVPPEDVVNLPPTREEFYEDVYKSKSRARVIKVINGKWIILDSTIFYPEGGGQPADRGVIRHSGGTASVVDVQRVGPVIVHEVSGAPPREGEEVELEIDWERRLDLMRMHTGTHVLIQSIRRVLGRHVWQAGAQKDVPVSRIDVTHYKLPSPEELRRIEEIANNAVMMDMPVKPLVLPRTEAERRFGFIIYQGGVVPGKVLRILQIGEETPFDVQACGGTHLTRTGLIGPIKIIKAEKIQEGVVRFTFTTGRHAIRYIHDLESTLDEAARRLGVGREAVLQSLDKLIMELSEKETAARRLARKAINAELNELRSREVSINGVRGAVIALEGREYAQELAKAYTSTADVLIEVLGDEVYIYTNGRIKAGELAKSIFKELGGRGGGGATYAQGRIEGLRGDAAKVEIALKHVLGELGQ